One window from the genome of Mucilaginibacter ginsenosidivorans encodes:
- the eat gene encoding ethanolamine permease: MSNTQPEKLKKALKPIHLWAIAVGLVISGEYFGWNNGWAVSGTIGMLIATLVVTIMYIAFVFSYTELTASIAHAGGAFAYAYRAMGPVAGLVAGYATLIDFLFATPAVGFALGSYLHFLYPAIPVVGSAIIFNIVFIGINIMGIKESAAFSVFITILAVGELLLFMGIIGPSFKMSNYVSNPMPFGWSGVFAALPFAVWFYLAIEGVASVAEEVEEPKRNIPRGYIYGILTLVFLALGVMILTGGITDWRKLSRLDYPLPAAISLVLGESNRLTKVFAGIGLFGLIASFHGIILASSRQVFAMARSGYLPRGLASVNHRFKTPHWALIASGIVSSIALLTGTTAQIIIISVMGATLMYMMSMVSLFRLRKKEPGLDRPFASPFYPYFPAIALVLSALCLFAIIYFNPWLSLWFFGGLVAIIVLFMLMGKHKVKIKDDVLLEQAEVMINQL; this comes from the coding sequence ATGAGTAATACGCAGCCCGAAAAACTAAAAAAAGCACTTAAACCGATCCATTTATGGGCCATTGCGGTTGGATTGGTGATATCGGGTGAATATTTCGGTTGGAACAACGGATGGGCGGTTTCAGGTACCATAGGCATGCTGATAGCAACCCTGGTGGTTACGATAATGTACATTGCCTTTGTCTTTAGTTATACCGAACTAACCGCCTCCATTGCACATGCCGGAGGGGCGTTTGCCTATGCCTACCGTGCAATGGGACCGGTGGCAGGGCTTGTAGCGGGTTACGCTACTTTGATCGACTTCCTTTTTGCCACACCAGCCGTTGGTTTTGCGCTTGGCAGCTACCTGCATTTTTTATATCCTGCAATTCCGGTGGTGGGCTCGGCGATCATATTCAATATTGTATTCATTGGCATTAATATCATGGGTATAAAGGAATCGGCTGCGTTCTCGGTATTCATTACCATCCTGGCTGTAGGGGAGTTGCTGCTGTTTATGGGTATTATAGGGCCATCGTTCAAAATGAGCAATTATGTGAGCAATCCTATGCCATTTGGATGGAGCGGCGTGTTTGCCGCATTGCCTTTCGCTGTTTGGTTTTACCTGGCGATAGAAGGGGTTGCTTCGGTAGCCGAGGAAGTGGAGGAACCAAAGCGCAACATTCCGAGAGGTTATATTTATGGCATCCTGACACTTGTTTTCCTGGCTTTGGGAGTGATGATATTAACCGGCGGTATTACAGACTGGCGAAAACTAAGCAGGCTGGATTATCCATTGCCTGCAGCTATTAGCCTTGTATTGGGAGAATCGAACCGCTTAACCAAGGTCTTTGCGGGTATTGGTTTGTTTGGGTTGATAGCCTCTTTTCATGGTATCATACTTGCCTCATCGCGGCAGGTTTTTGCTATGGCCAGGAGCGGCTACCTGCCACGGGGATTAGCAAGTGTAAATCATCGCTTTAAAACACCGCATTGGGCATTAATCGCATCTGGAATAGTAAGTTCTATAGCGCTTTTAACAGGTACAACGGCGCAGATCATCATTATTTCGGTGATGGGGGCCACGCTAATGTATATGATGAGCATGGTAAGCCTGTTCCGCCTCAGAAAAAAAGAACCCGGGCTTGATCGGCCGTTTGCTTCGCCGTTTTACCCTTACTTCCCAGCGATAGCATTAGTTTTGTCAGCATTATGCCTGTTTGCCATAATTTATTTTAATCCATGGCTAAGCCTTTGGTTTTTCGGCGGACTGGTTGCCATAATTGTCTTGTTTATGCTTATGGGCAAGCACAAGGTGAAGATAAAGGACGATGTGCTGCTTGAACAGGCCGAAGTAATGATCAACCAATTATAA
- a CDS encoding MGH1-like glycoside hydrolase domain-containing protein encodes MDAEKARLKEGNGWKKWGPYVSDRQWGTVREDYSANGDAWNYITHDMARSKAYRWSEEGIAGICDDEQLLCFAIALWNKKDPIIKERYFGLSNPEGNHGEDVKELYYYLDSTPTHSYMKMLYKYPQSEYPYAWLLDENKRRSRSEREFELIDTGIFNEDKYFDVFTEYAKNTADDILIKITIYNRGAEAGPLIVLPTVWFRNRWAWGNNDYKPALEDDSHGIIDIFHKELGQFWLKAEGEPELLFCDNETNTKRFYNYDDGKQYYKDGINDFIVNGAETINPKKTGTKAAAKYDLLIPAKQSVTLRLRLTKEAKRSFDDFDEIFRTRQAEADDFYNNLQQHASDTTDHGMIQRQAFAGMLWSKQFYHYNIHKWLHGDPAGPKPPVERLNGRNSKWEHLNTRDIVSMPDKWEYPWFAAWDLSFHCLALGSVDMSFAKRQLLLLTRDWYMHPNGQLPAYEWDFGDVNPPVLAMATWSLYNRDKSDNEGKGDTMFLERIFHKLMLYFTWWVNRKDAQGNNIFEGGFLGLDNIGVFDRNAQLPYGQHLEQADGTSWMAVYSLNMVRIAAELTTHDIAYADIASKFFEHFIYIAGAMDNLGNNQEGLWDNEDGFFYDQLRSPDGAIQKMRVRSIVGLIPLFATEVLDDEYIMNSPVFKDRMKWFENNRPDLAGLVSRWNEKNSEGKHLLSLLRGHRMKSLLKYMLDENEFLSPHGIRALSKYHLGNPYTVAVDGRQFSVKYTPAESDSGLFGGNSNWRGPVWVPINYLIIDSLHRFHQYYGDAYKVECPTNSGNFMNLKEIADYLYYRLLKIFLREENGRRAVYGDYEKLQNDPNFKDYILFHEYFDGDTGRGLGASHQTGWTGLVANCLL; translated from the coding sequence ATGGATGCAGAAAAAGCGAGATTAAAGGAGGGCAACGGCTGGAAAAAGTGGGGGCCTTATGTTAGCGATCGTCAATGGGGGACCGTGCGGGAAGATTATAGCGCAAACGGCGATGCGTGGAACTATATCACCCACGACATGGCTCGCAGTAAGGCCTACCGCTGGAGCGAAGAAGGTATAGCCGGTATTTGCGATGATGAACAATTGCTTTGCTTTGCCATTGCTTTGTGGAACAAAAAAGACCCTATTATTAAGGAGCGTTATTTTGGCCTGTCGAACCCGGAAGGGAACCACGGCGAGGATGTAAAGGAGCTCTACTATTATCTTGATAGCACTCCGACACATTCATACATGAAAATGCTTTATAAGTATCCCCAGTCTGAATATCCTTATGCCTGGCTGCTGGATGAGAACAAGCGCCGGTCGAGAAGTGAAAGGGAATTTGAACTGATTGATACCGGGATATTTAATGAGGACAAATATTTTGATGTATTCACCGAGTACGCCAAGAACACTGCCGATGATATCCTGATCAAGATCACTATTTATAATCGTGGCGCTGAAGCTGGACCGCTGATTGTGCTGCCTACGGTTTGGTTCCGCAACCGGTGGGCCTGGGGAAATAATGATTACAAACCTGCTCTTGAGGACGACTCGCATGGGATCATTGATATCTTCCATAAAGAGTTAGGACAATTCTGGTTAAAAGCCGAAGGGGAACCTGAACTGCTGTTTTGTGATAACGAAACAAATACTAAGCGTTTTTACAATTATGACGATGGTAAGCAATATTACAAGGATGGCATAAACGATTTTATTGTAAACGGCGCAGAAACCATCAACCCAAAGAAAACCGGCACCAAGGCCGCCGCAAAATATGATCTCTTAATACCGGCAAAGCAAAGTGTGACGTTACGGCTTCGGCTTACCAAAGAGGCCAAAAGATCATTCGATGACTTTGACGAGATATTTAGGACCCGGCAGGCTGAGGCTGACGACTTTTATAACAATTTACAGCAGCACGCAAGCGATACTACAGATCATGGTATGATACAGCGCCAGGCCTTTGCCGGCATGTTGTGGAGCAAACAATTTTATCACTATAATATTCATAAATGGCTGCATGGCGACCCTGCCGGCCCAAAGCCACCGGTCGAAAGATTGAACGGGCGCAATAGCAAATGGGAACACCTGAATACGCGCGATATCGTTTCGATGCCGGACAAATGGGAATATCCCTGGTTTGCGGCCTGGGATCTTTCGTTTCATTGCCTGGCCCTGGGTAGCGTGGACATGAGTTTTGCAAAGAGACAATTGTTGTTACTGACCCGCGATTGGTATATGCACCCCAACGGTCAACTGCCTGCTTATGAATGGGACTTTGGCGACGTAAACCCGCCTGTGCTTGCAATGGCTACATGGTCGCTTTACAACAGGGACAAAAGTGATAATGAAGGCAAAGGTGACACCATGTTCCTCGAAAGGATATTCCATAAGCTGATGCTTTATTTTACATGGTGGGTTAACCGCAAAGATGCACAGGGGAACAATATTTTTGAAGGCGGCTTCCTGGGGCTGGATAATATCGGGGTGTTTGACCGGAATGCGCAATTGCCGTATGGGCAACATTTGGAGCAGGCAGACGGCACCAGTTGGATGGCCGTGTATTCGCTTAATATGGTGCGGATAGCCGCGGAACTGACAACGCACGATATTGCGTATGCTGATATTGCTTCCAAGTTTTTCGAGCACTTCATCTATATTGCCGGTGCGATGGATAACCTGGGAAATAACCAGGAGGGTCTTTGGGATAATGAGGATGGCTTTTTTTACGACCAGTTACGTTCGCCGGACGGAGCAATTCAGAAAATGCGGGTTAGAAGTATTGTCGGTCTGATTCCACTATTTGCCACCGAGGTGCTTGACGACGAGTATATTATGAACAGCCCTGTCTTCAAGGACCGTATGAAATGGTTCGAGAACAACAGGCCTGACCTCGCCGGGCTGGTGTCGCGCTGGAACGAAAAAAATAGTGAAGGTAAACACCTGTTGAGTTTGCTGCGCGGGCACCGGATGAAATCGCTGCTGAAATATATGCTTGATGAAAATGAATTTCTTAGTCCGCACGGGATAAGGGCGCTGTCAAAATATCATCTTGGCAACCCATACACGGTGGCGGTAGATGGCAGGCAATTCAGCGTTAAATATACACCTGCCGAAAGTGACAGCGGTTTGTTTGGCGGCAACAGCAATTGGCGCGGACCGGTGTGGGTGCCGATCAACTACCTGATCATAGACAGTCTGCATCGCTTCCATCAATACTACGGCGATGCCTATAAAGTGGAATGCCCTACAAATTCGGGCAATTTTATGAACCTTAAAGAGATAGCCGATTATCTTTATTATCGCCTTTTGAAAATATTCCTGCGGGAAGAGAATGGTCGCCGGGCGGTTTATGGCGATTACGAAAAGCTGCAAAATGACCCGAATTTCAAAGATTATATTCTTTTCCACGAATATTTTGACGGAGATACCGGGCGGGGTTTGGGAGCGTCACATCAAACCGGCTGGACCGGCTTGGTTGCAAACTGTTTACTTTAA
- the htpG gene encoding molecular chaperone HtpG, translating into MQEKGTISIHTENIFPIIKKFLYSDHEIFLRELVSNAVDATQKLKRLSSLGQVKGDIGDVRVEVAFDETKKTITISDNGIGMTADEIKKYINQIAFSGAEEFMEKFKEAKDANEIIGRFGLGFYSAFMVADRVDIESLSYQEGAEPAHWTCDGSTEFELSEGSLTERGTEITLHINKDNEEFLSKYKLQEILDKYCRFLPVPVIFGIKTEEEPDGEDEEGKPKFKSVEVPNIVNDTNPIWTKSPNDLKEEDYLDFYKQLYPFSEDPLFWIHLNVDYPFNLTGVLYFPKVKNDFDFQRNKIKLFSRQVFITDEVKDIVPEFLMLLHGVIDSPDIPLNVSRSFLQADSNVKKINSYITKKVADKLAELFKNDRPAYEEKWPDIGLFVKYGMVSEDKFYDKAKEFVLLTNTEKKNFTLEEYKEKVAPAQTDKDGRLVYIYTNDPQKQDAFIQSANKKGYDVLVMNSPIDNHFISSLEQKLEKTSLKRVDSDVADKLIKKDENPAHILTEEQSAQVKTIFDKAINKPAYKVELESLNPDELPVTVTMDEFMRRMKEMAAMGGGMGFYGNMPDNYKVIVNANHKLVSKILEQENEETQAQLAKQAFDLALLSQGLLTGAELTEFVNRSVNLI; encoded by the coding sequence ATGCAAGAAAAAGGAACGATCTCGATACACACCGAGAACATTTTCCCGATCATCAAAAAATTCCTGTATTCCGATCACGAGATATTCCTTCGCGAATTGGTATCGAATGCGGTAGACGCAACACAAAAACTGAAGCGCTTAAGCTCGCTTGGCCAGGTAAAAGGTGATATCGGCGACGTGCGTGTTGAAGTGGCTTTCGATGAAACAAAAAAAACCATCACCATTTCCGACAATGGTATTGGTATGACCGCCGATGAGATCAAAAAATATATCAACCAGATCGCTTTCTCGGGCGCAGAAGAGTTCATGGAGAAATTCAAGGAGGCGAAAGACGCCAATGAGATCATTGGACGCTTCGGGTTGGGTTTCTATTCAGCGTTTATGGTTGCCGACAGGGTAGATATTGAAAGTTTATCCTACCAGGAAGGCGCCGAACCCGCTCATTGGACCTGCGACGGCAGCACCGAGTTTGAATTAAGCGAAGGTAGTTTGACCGAACGCGGTACCGAGATAACCCTGCATATCAATAAGGATAACGAAGAATTCCTGAGCAAATATAAGCTGCAGGAGATACTGGATAAATATTGCCGATTTCTGCCGGTGCCTGTTATCTTCGGCATAAAGACAGAAGAAGAGCCCGATGGAGAGGATGAAGAAGGCAAACCAAAATTCAAATCGGTCGAGGTTCCTAATATCGTCAACGATACCAACCCGATCTGGACCAAATCGCCAAACGATCTGAAAGAAGAAGATTACCTCGATTTTTACAAGCAGCTTTACCCGTTCTCGGAGGATCCTTTGTTCTGGATTCACCTCAATGTCGATTATCCGTTCAACCTTACCGGGGTTCTTTACTTCCCGAAGGTGAAGAACGATTTTGATTTCCAAAGAAACAAGATCAAATTATTCTCGCGCCAGGTGTTCATTACCGATGAAGTGAAAGACATCGTACCCGAGTTTCTGATGTTATTGCATGGCGTTATCGACTCGCCGGATATCCCGCTGAACGTATCGCGCAGTTTTTTGCAGGCCGATAGCAATGTGAAGAAGATCAACAGCTACATCACCAAAAAAGTAGCCGATAAATTGGCAGAACTGTTCAAAAACGATCGCCCGGCGTACGAGGAAAAATGGCCCGATATAGGTCTCTTTGTAAAATACGGCATGGTAAGTGAAGATAAATTCTATGATAAAGCAAAAGAATTTGTTCTGCTGACCAATACTGAAAAGAAGAATTTCACATTGGAAGAATACAAAGAGAAGGTTGCCCCTGCCCAGACGGATAAGGACGGTCGACTGGTTTATATCTACACCAACGACCCGCAAAAGCAGGATGCGTTTATTCAGTCGGCTAACAAAAAGGGTTACGATGTGTTGGTGATGAACTCGCCTATCGATAATCATTTTATCAGCAGCCTGGAGCAGAAACTTGAGAAGACCTCGTTAAAACGTGTCGATTCGGATGTAGCTGACAAGCTGATCAAAAAAGACGAAAACCCTGCCCATATCCTTACCGAGGAACAATCGGCCCAGGTAAAAACCATTTTTGACAAAGCGATCAATAAACCCGCTTACAAAGTCGAGTTGGAAAGCCTTAACCCAGACGAGTTGCCTGTTACGGTCACCATGGATGAGTTTATGCGGCGCATGAAAGAAATGGCCGCTATGGGTGGTGGAATGGGCTTTTATGGTAACATGCCCGACAATTATAAGGTGATTGTCAATGCCAACCACAAATTGGTAAGCAAGATATTGGAGCAGGAAAATGAAGAAACGCAGGCACAACTGGCCAAACAGGCGTTTGATCTGGCGCTGCTTTCGCAGGGATTACTTACCGGTGCTGAATTGACAGAATTCGTTAACAGGAGTGTAAACCTGATATAA
- a CDS encoding ethanolamine ammonia-lyase subunit EutB, translated as MSYQHTIGRKTYKFKDLKTLLAKASPHRSGDVLAGLSAESYEERVAAQITLADIPLKTFLEETVIPYEEDEITRLIIDSHNITSFRLIDTLTVGELRDWLLSDDVTGEILKVASAGITPEMAAAVSKLMRNQDLVAVARKCEAVTRFRNTIGLKGHFSTRLQPNHPTDDPKGIAASIIDGLLYGSGDAVIGINPATDSLTEVNNLLLLMDTLRYQFDIPTQSCVLSHVTTTIELINKGAPVDLCFQSIGGTEKSNSSFGISLSLLDEAYEATLSLERGTVGRNVMYFETGQGSELSANASHGVDQQTCEARAYAVARRYNPFLVNTVVGFIGPEYLYDGKQIIRAALEDHFCGKLLGLPMGADICYTNHAEADQDDIDNLLVLLGVAGCNFIMGVPGSDDIMLNYQSTSFHDAVYLRKVLGLRPAPEFEQWLVKQGIMDMEGKLVSRRSAELVKEMKRLWIR; from the coding sequence ATGTCATACCAGCATACCATCGGCAGAAAAACATACAAGTTTAAAGATCTGAAAACCCTCCTTGCCAAGGCCTCCCCACACCGGTCGGGCGATGTGTTGGCTGGTCTGTCTGCCGAAAGTTACGAGGAGCGGGTAGCAGCTCAGATAACGCTGGCTGATATTCCCTTAAAAACTTTTCTTGAAGAAACAGTGATACCTTATGAAGAGGATGAAATAACAAGATTAATTATTGATAGTCATAATATTACGTCATTTAGGTTAATAGATACTTTAACTGTTGGTGAGTTAAGAGATTGGCTTTTAAGCGATGATGTTACGGGTGAGATATTGAAGGTCGCATCAGCGGGGATAACTCCTGAAATGGCGGCAGCGGTATCAAAATTAATGCGTAACCAGGACCTGGTAGCCGTGGCCCGGAAGTGCGAAGCAGTTACCCGGTTCAGAAATACAATCGGTTTAAAGGGACACTTCTCAACACGCTTACAGCCTAATCACCCCACCGATGATCCAAAAGGAATAGCAGCCAGTATTATCGACGGTTTATTATATGGTAGCGGTGACGCCGTCATCGGTATCAACCCCGCAACGGACAGCCTGACCGAGGTGAACAACCTATTGCTGCTGATGGATACCCTACGGTACCAGTTTGATATTCCTACACAATCATGCGTTTTGAGTCACGTTACAACAACGATAGAACTCATCAATAAAGGGGCACCTGTCGATTTGTGCTTTCAGTCGATAGGGGGTACAGAGAAAAGCAATTCAAGTTTTGGTATCAGTTTAAGTTTGCTGGATGAGGCCTATGAGGCAACGCTATCATTAGAGCGCGGCACGGTTGGTCGAAATGTTATGTATTTTGAGACGGGGCAGGGAAGCGAGCTTTCGGCTAACGCGAGTCATGGTGTCGACCAGCAGACTTGTGAGGCAAGGGCTTACGCTGTGGCACGCAGATACAACCCATTCCTCGTAAATACAGTGGTAGGCTTTATTGGCCCGGAATATCTGTACGATGGTAAACAGATCATTCGCGCAGCTTTGGAGGACCATTTTTGCGGTAAATTGCTGGGCCTGCCTATGGGCGCTGATATTTGTTACACCAACCATGCCGAGGCTGACCAGGACGATATAGACAACCTGCTGGTACTATTGGGTGTGGCGGGGTGCAATTTTATCATGGGCGTTCCTGGTTCGGACGACATCATGCTCAATTACCAATCCACTTCGTTTCATGATGCTGTTTACTTACGCAAGGTGTTGGGATTACGGCCTGCACCTGAATTTGAGCAGTGGCTGGTCAAGCAGGGGATAATGGATATGGAAGGAAAACTGGTGAGCCGCAGAAGTGCTGAACTGGTGAAAGAAATGAAAAGGCTATGGATCAGATAG
- a CDS encoding DUF4251 domain-containing protein has protein sequence MKTLRNLLILVLIVGIGSSVAVAQNKKEKKRATIKNNIENKHYTFNANNAIPLSGGTIQLTSEYDLKITPDSIVSFLPYYGVAHFDVPYGSTDLGIKFTSTKFEYKAVQKKKGGWEIIIKPKDVKNLQSMTLFISADGYGSLAVNSVNRDNISFDGYLE, from the coding sequence ATGAAAACTTTAAGAAACCTATTGATCCTGGTGCTGATAGTTGGTATAGGATCTTCTGTAGCTGTTGCTCAAAATAAAAAAGAGAAAAAAAGAGCAACCATTAAAAATAACATCGAGAACAAACACTACACCTTTAACGCTAACAATGCGATACCGCTTAGCGGCGGAACTATCCAGCTTACTTCGGAATATGATCTGAAGATAACCCCCGATAGCATAGTTTCCTTTTTACCCTATTACGGCGTGGCCCATTTCGATGTGCCCTACGGCAGTACCGATCTTGGTATAAAATTCACTTCCACAAAATTCGAATACAAAGCGGTACAAAAAAAGAAAGGTGGGTGGGAGATCATTATCAAACCAAAGGATGTCAAAAACCTGCAGTCGATGACGTTGTTTATATCTGCAGACGGTTACGGGTCATTGGCGGTAAATAGCGTTAACCGGGATAACATCAGTTTTGACGGATACCTCGAATAA
- a CDS encoding DUF4251 domain-containing protein, protein MKSLGKIIFAFALVLWGSGAVFAQSLKQEKAKKAAEVKSLVTSGRYTFEASKKVMNNGDSKYLRHGGDMDVSKDTLIVYLPEEGKEPGTPVKAINAGITSTNFSYQMNDAANGGWNIDVTPKGDHAAEIREITLAISPEGYATLDLMRPGKKSLIFYGYIKQHIAEFPPLSAALVK, encoded by the coding sequence ATGAAAAGCCTAGGTAAAATAATTTTTGCATTCGCCCTGGTTTTATGGGGATCGGGTGCAGTTTTTGCACAATCATTAAAACAGGAAAAGGCTAAAAAAGCGGCAGAGGTAAAGAGCCTTGTAACCAGTGGCCGTTACACTTTTGAAGCCTCAAAAAAAGTTATGAATAACGGCGACAGCAAGTACCTCCGTCACGGTGGTGATATGGACGTTTCAAAAGATACGTTGATCGTTTATTTACCAGAGGAAGGCAAGGAACCGGGAACTCCGGTGAAGGCCATTAATGCCGGAATAACCAGCACAAATTTTAGCTATCAAATGAATGATGCCGCAAATGGAGGCTGGAACATCGACGTAACTCCGAAAGGCGATCATGCAGCCGAAATCAGAGAGATCACCCTGGCCATTTCGCCCGAGGGATATGCAACGTTGGACCTTATGCGGCCAGGGAAAAAGTCCCTGATATTTTATGGATATATTAAACAGCATATTGCCGAGTTTCCGCCGTTAAGTGCTGCACTCGTAAAATAA
- a CDS encoding ketoacyl-ACP synthase III: MESKITAIAVYTPSNRITNEYFEQFIETNNEWIISRTGIKERRFADKNEFTSDLCVKAAQNLLAENPGTSFNDVDFILVATTSADQVMPSMASQIQNRLNIQNCGCLDIMAACAGFVYGLILAKGMIASGTHKKVLVFGAEALSKFTDFHDRTSCILFGDGAGVALVEPSERSKIFNAVTGSDGSHGKDLYLSQHASVINGEAIESNGKIHQNGKVVFKWAIQTVSVKVKELLAKNSLTLDDLDWIILHSANMRIIEGVAAEIGAPMDKMLSSIEYFGNTSSASIPLAWNIAKNAGKIKPGNKILMLGFGGGLTFAGVIIEA; encoded by the coding sequence ATGGAATCCAAAATAACTGCTATTGCTGTTTATACCCCTTCAAACAGGATAACCAATGAATATTTTGAACAGTTTATCGAAACCAATAATGAATGGATAATCTCGCGGACGGGGATAAAAGAACGCAGGTTTGCCGACAAGAATGAATTTACAAGCGATTTGTGCGTAAAAGCGGCACAAAATCTGTTAGCAGAAAACCCGGGAACATCATTTAACGACGTTGATTTTATTTTGGTGGCCACCACCAGCGCCGACCAGGTGATGCCAAGCATGGCCAGCCAGATACAGAATCGTCTAAATATTCAGAATTGCGGCTGCCTCGATATTATGGCAGCTTGTGCCGGATTTGTATACGGGCTAATATTAGCTAAAGGGATGATAGCATCCGGCACGCACAAAAAGGTGTTGGTGTTTGGCGCTGAAGCTTTATCGAAGTTCACTGATTTCCATGACCGCACCTCATGTATACTTTTTGGCGATGGGGCAGGAGTCGCGTTAGTTGAACCTTCAGAAAGGTCAAAAATATTCAATGCCGTTACCGGGTCGGACGGAAGCCATGGGAAGGACCTTTATTTATCGCAGCATGCTTCAGTGATCAATGGCGAAGCGATAGAATCCAATGGTAAGATCCATCAGAACGGGAAAGTTGTATTCAAGTGGGCCATTCAAACAGTAAGTGTGAAAGTGAAAGAGTTGCTTGCGAAAAATTCGCTTACGCTGGATGACCTTGACTGGATAATTTTACACAGCGCCAATATGCGTATCATCGAGGGCGTCGCTGCTGAAATCGGTGCGCCGATGGATAAAATGCTGAGCAGTATCGAATATTTTGGCAATACATCATCAGCATCTATACCGCTTGCCTGGAACATTGCTAAAAATGCGGGCAAAATAAAGCCCGGGAATAAAATATTAATGTTGGGTTTTGGCGGGGGATTAACCTTTGCAGGTGTCATTATCGAAGCTTAG
- a CDS encoding DUF4251 domain-containing protein: MKSVKILLILLLGTSGVPVYAQSTKAEKAAALKFAILKSVDSIEYTFVTFQGGQTYHLQVTRDSLTSVLPFTGSSISGNGYVDQTANLNLRSLDFGYTVKALKKNGRQVTITLNDVDDINKITLEIYENGNATLIINSVRRSRMIYQGYLYPGRAN; the protein is encoded by the coding sequence ATGAAGTCTGTCAAAATTTTACTCATTTTATTATTGGGTACTAGCGGCGTACCTGTTTATGCTCAGTCCACAAAAGCTGAAAAGGCTGCGGCATTAAAATTTGCCATCCTGAAAAGCGTTGATAGTATTGAATATACATTTGTGACATTCCAGGGAGGGCAAACTTATCACCTGCAGGTCACCAGGGACAGTCTTACATCTGTACTGCCATTCACTGGTAGTTCTATATCAGGTAATGGTTATGTAGACCAAACTGCCAACCTGAACCTAAGGTCTTTAGATTTTGGATATACTGTTAAAGCTTTGAAAAAGAACGGCAGGCAGGTTACTATTACGCTTAACGATGTGGATGACATCAATAAAATAACACTTGAGATTTATGAAAATGGCAATGCTACCCTTATCATAAACAGTGTGCGGCGTTCGCGAATGATATACCAAGGGTATCTTTATCCCGGCCGCGCAAATTAA
- the eutC gene encoding ethanolamine ammonia-lyase subunit EutC: MDQIDGDNDFLEPLKEFTAARIGLGRTGASIPLKQSLAFNLAHAHARDAVYSELDQDKLPDELKEFDLPVLQLHSKAAYREQYLQRPDLGRQLGDESATLLAEYSSASDIVIVIADGLSATAVNNNAVNLLKILIPQLFAAGFKIAPICLVKQGRVAIADDIGSQLRAGLSIIFIGERPGLSAADSMGAYLTFGPKPGLTDESRNCISNIRTHGLSVKQASKKIFYLVQEAFRRKISGVGLKDNEGLPGYQATALH; encoded by the coding sequence ATGGATCAGATAGACGGAGATAACGACTTTTTAGAGCCCTTGAAAGAATTTACAGCCGCCAGGATAGGTTTGGGACGGACGGGGGCCAGCATTCCGTTGAAACAATCGCTGGCGTTTAACCTGGCGCATGCCCATGCGCGCGATGCGGTATATTCTGAACTTGACCAGGATAAGTTACCGGATGAACTGAAGGAATTTGATTTGCCTGTGCTGCAGTTACATAGCAAGGCAGCTTATCGCGAGCAATATCTTCAGCGGCCCGACCTGGGCAGGCAATTGGGCGATGAATCGGCAACCCTGTTAGCCGAATATAGCAGCGCCAGTGACATAGTGATCGTCATCGCCGACGGTCTTTCGGCCACCGCAGTCAATAACAACGCTGTAAATTTACTGAAGATATTGATACCTCAGTTGTTTGCGGCCGGGTTTAAAATTGCCCCGATATGCCTGGTTAAACAGGGCAGGGTAGCGATAGCCGACGATATCGGATCACAGCTACGGGCAGGGCTTTCTATCATCTTTATAGGTGAGCGGCCGGGGTTAAGTGCGGCCGACAGTATGGGGGCGTACCTGACGTTTGGCCCTAAACCGGGACTTACTGACGAATCGCGTAACTGTATCTCGAACATCAGGACGCATGGCTTGAGTGTTAAACAAGCGTCGAAAAAAATATTTTACCTGGTTCAGGAGGCTTTTAGAAGAAAGATATCGGGAGTGGGGCTGAAGGATAATGAAGGGCTGCCCGGTTACCAGGCTACCGCCCTTCATTAA